Genomic window (Thermoanaerobaculia bacterium):
TTCCGGGAGGAGACGGCGAACCGGTCCATGAAATGGGTCGAGAGACGGCCCTCCTGGAAATCCTTCTCCTCCAGGATCCGCCGGTGGAGCGGGATCGTCGTCTTCACCCCCTCGATCACGAAGAAGTCGAGGGCGCGGCGGCCGCGCGCGATCGCCTCGGCGCGGTCCTTTCCGCGGAC
Coding sequences:
- a CDS encoding acetyl-CoA carboxylase biotin carboxylase subunit (an AccC homodimer forms the biotin carboxylase subunit of the acetyl CoA carboxylase, an enzyme that catalyzes the formation of malonyl-CoA, which in turn controls the rate of fatty acid metabolism); the protein is VRGKDRAEAIARGRRALDFFVIEGVKTTIPLHRRILEEKDFQEGRLSTHFMDRFAVSSRK